TATTTGCTAATTAAAAAACCATTTTTTATATCAAAAAAATATGCCTTTGGACTAATGTTTTTTAAAAAAGCTTTTTTTTGAACTTGATATTCAAACTCTCTACTAATATTTACACTTTTATTTGATTTAAAAACTCTTAAGATATAAGATTTATTTTTTGTAGTGATTTTATAGTTTGTATTACATAAACCTTGAATTTTTAACTTTTTAATTTTTAAAATATCTTTATTTTCAAAAAAAGAAATAGTTTTGATTTTTGATTTATTTAGCAACTTGATACTCCTTTTTCCATTCAAAGTATGCAATAAAAGCAAGTATTGTATATATAAAAAATAGTATTGCTGTTAAATAAAAGTGCTTAGCAATATAAATATATATAGAAACAGAATCTATAACTATCCAATAAATCCAATTTTCTATTACTTTTTTTGCCAATAAATATGTTGAATAAATAGCAAAAACAGTTGTAAATGTATCAATATATGCATAATCAGCAGTTGTATAATTTTTCATAAAAAAACCAAGAACTAAAGATAAAAGTGTAAGTAAAACTATATCTTTTAAATTTTTAGAAAAAGTAAATGATGATATTTTTAACTCTTTTTGTTTATCAATTATATTTGTATATTTCCATGAGTACCAACCATATATAGCCATAATTAAATAGTAAAAATTCAAAAAAGAGTCCATAAGTAGTGATGCATCAAAAAATAGTATTGTATATATAAATGTACTTATAAAAGCAGCAGGCCAACACCATAAATTCTGTTTTATTGCAAGAACTAAATATATTATTGATAGAAGCATTGCACACACTTCATATATAGATGTTTGTAGTAAAGTTTGTATTGCACTATTTAAAATTTCTATAATTTATCCTTTTTATAAAGTGGAAATATATCCAAACCTAGATAAAATTATATAGTGCGTAAGTATCATCTAACTTACTATAAGGTACATTACGATTTTAAAATATATTATAGGAATAAAATGAGTTTAATTAAACAAACAGTTTGTATTGCAAAACAAGGTAAACAAAATGAATTAAAAAAAGTTTTGTTTTCTCATCTTTTAAGTGTTAAGAAAGTGGATGGGTGTATAAATTATGAAGTTTATGAAGCTGATGAAGATGATACTGAATTATTAGTTTATCAAGAGTGGAAAGATGAAGAGTACTACTCAAACTATAAAAACAGTGAAATATACATAAACTTAAAAGCACGAAAAAAAGAGTTATTAAAAAGGGAAGAAGAACTTCCTAATTTTTAAAAGGAATGATTTGATTGATAAAAAACAAATACAAGAAGAGATAAGACAGCAATATAGCAATCATAAAGACTTTGAAGAGATATTAAAAGATTTTTCTTATGATATCAATCTATCAAAGTGGGCTTATTTATTCGCTACTCAAAAGTTTGAAACTAACCATGAACTATCAAGAAAAGTTTTTCATTATGCTTTAGCATCATCAAAAGATTTTAGAGATTATTTAGATTTTGCATTTTATATAAGTAAAGAAGATGGTTTGTGTGATAATACATTAGCAAAAGAGGCTTATAAATTAGCTATTACAAAAGCAACACTTTTAAGAGATATTAGATATGTTGCAGATATTTTATCTACAAAAGATAATTCATTTAGAGATGAAAATATGGCAAAAAGCGTTTATAAAGATGCTATTGCTCAATCTAAAACAGCATATGATTTTGTAGCAATTGCTGAGTCATTATGTGATAAAAATATGTTAAATGATAAAGATTTTGCAAAAGAAGTATATGAACTTGCTATTAAAGCTTGTGAAAATAGTGATGAACTAGAAGCCGTTGCTGAATCTGTTGCTCAAGAAGATAATTTATTTGATGAAAAATGGGCTGCAAAAATTTTCTCGATGAGTACACTTTCTAAATAGATATTAAAATAGATTTGTTTTTTCAATGATTATATCATTGTCTTTTACAAATCTATTACAACTTTTTCCTTCTAAATTTTTACAAATATTTTGCCATTTTTTTGAATGACTTCCATTCTCTTTTGAAAAATCACCCAAATAAAACATAATTGCATGGGCATATTCATGTGGTAAAACAGAATCAATCATATAATTACTATTCTCTTTAAATCTATTTTTATTAAGATAAATAGCTATATCTTTATTTTTAGAGTATACAGTCATACCAAATTGATTGTTTTTTAATTTATTTGAGATGATTATTTTAAAATTGTGATTTATTTGATATTTATAAAAAGCTAGATTTTTAAGAGTGATTGTTTTATTTTTGATTTTTGTTTTAATATCATTTGATAAAGGGTTATGTTTAAACTCATAACTACTATACCAAATGTAGATTAAGAAAAGTAGACAAAAAGTAGTGATAAATAGAAAAATATTTATCAATCTTTTTGTTTGCATATATTAGTTACCCAACAAACTGAATAAGTACTTCTTTGTAGTGATTTAATTGTTGCATCATTGTATCATCACTACCATTTATATCTGGGTGGTATTTCTTTGCAAGTTCTTTATATCTTTTTTTCACTTCTTCTTTTGTTGGATTATGTGTAAATCCAAAAAACTCTTTTGCTTTTTCAACTTCACCTAAACCTGGTTTTTGAGCAAATTGTTCATTGAAACTATTAAAATCAAAATCATTAAAATTGAAATTTTGGTGTTGGTTTTGATTTGCACCAAAATCATTTTGAGTATATGTAAATTTAAATCCATTAGACATACTTCTTAACTTTTTATATATGAAAAAATATATCAATACAAATATAACGGCAATAACTAATAAAAATGTAGTAAAATTTGTAAATATTAAATATAAAATAAATAGTAAAATTGCAGTTCGTAAAACTTTATTAAACATATAAATCAATGTACCATTATTCATGACTTTTAAAATACCTTTAATTTAAGATTATTTAATTATACAAAAAGAATACTACAACAAGATAAAAAAGTAATAGTAAATATAAAAATATATTAAAAAAAATCCAATAGAAATTTTTGTTACATAATTACTCATAAAAAAATTATAAATTTAGAATTTTTATAAAGAAATTTTTTATCATATCTTTATCATACCACTGTTTTATCATTTAGCTTGTGTAAAGGAGAGAATAATGGACATTAGTACACAAGCGCTTTTTGCTGCATTACCTATTTTTATTGCAGCAGTTTTATTAATTGGATTTAGATTACCGGCAAAAAAAGCAATGCCAGTAGTTTATGTAGCTACAGCATTAGTAGCATATTTTGTTTGGGAAGTATCTTTTAATAGAGTATTAGCTTCAACAATACAAGGTCTTCTTATTACAGTTGCTGTTTTATGGATTATCTTTGGTGCAATTTTACTATTAAATACACTAAAACATTCAGGTGCAATTGCAGTAATTAGACAAGGTTTTAACAACGTAAGCCCTGATAGAAGAGTACAAGTTGTGATAATTGCATGGTTATTTGGATCATTTATTGAAGGAGCATCTGGTTTTGGGACACCAGCAGCAATTGCAGCTCCTTTATTAGTAGCTATTGGTTTTCCAGCTATGGCTGCTGTTATGGTGGGGATGATGATTCAAAGTACTCCTGTATCTTTTGGTGCAGTTGGGACTCCAATTTTAATTGGTGTAAATAAAGGTTTAGATAGTCAAGCAATATCTGCAAGACTTCAAGAAGTTGGTTCAAATTGGGATGCATATTTACAACTTATTACTTCAGAAGTTGCAATTATTCATGCAATTACAGGAACACTAATTCCTCTATTTATGACTATTATGTTAACAAGATTTTTTGGTCAAAATAAATCTTGGACAGAAGGTTTAAGCATTGCACCATTTGCAATATTTGCAGGAATATGTTTTACAATACCATATGCATTAACAGGTGTATTTTTAGGAGCTGAGTTTCCTTCATTAATTGGTGCATTAGTTGGTTTACCAATAGTAACTTTTGCTGCTAAAAAAGGTTTCTTAATTCCTAAAAAAGCTTGGGATTTTGCTCCAAAAGAGCAATGGCCTGTACAATGGGTTAGTAAATTAGAAATTAAATTAGATGCAATGACTGCAAAAGCACCAATTTCATTAACTAAAGCTTGGATACCATATGTACTAGTTGCAGTTATTTTAGTAATTACTAGAGTAAGTGATGAAGCAAAAGCATTTACAAAATCAATTGTAATTCCTTTTAAAGATATTTTAGGTGAAGGTTTAGGATATACAATCGCACCTTTATATTTACCAGGTGGAATTTTAGTATTTGTTGTTTTAATTACTTTCTTTTTCCATAAAATGAAAGCAAATGAGTTAAAAGAAGCAGTAACTGAATCATCAAAAGTAATGTTAGGTGCTGGATTTGTTTTAGTATTTACTATTCCATTAGTAAGAATATTAATTAACTCAGGTATTAACGCATCAGGATTTGAATCAATGCCAATTGCAATGGCTAATTTTGTAGCTACTTCTGTTGGAGATATTTATCCAATGTTTGCATCAATGATTGGGGCATTAGGTGCATTTATTGCAGGGAGTAATACAGTTTCAAATATGATGTTAAGTCAATTCCAATTTGGTGTTGGTCAAGCACTTGGTGTTTCTACTGCATTAATGATTTCATTACAAGCAGTTGGAGCAGCAGCTGGTAATATGATAGCAATTCATAATGTTGTTGCAGCATCTGCAACTGTTGGGTTATTAGACCAAGAGGGTGAAACATTAAGAAAAACTATTATTCCTACAATTTATTACTGCATAATTGCAGGTATTTTAGGTGTAATTGGAATGTATGTTTTAGGAATTTCTGATCCACTTATGAAATAAAAATAAAAGAGGTTTAATCCTCTTTTATTAAAAAATCAATTGACACTTACGCTTTTTTGAAGTATACTAATCTCAAATAATCTTAGGAGAT
This genomic window from Arcobacter sp. CECT 8986 contains:
- the pnuC gene encoding nicotinamide riboside transporter PnuC; the protein is MCAMLLSIIYLVLAIKQNLWCWPAAFISTFIYTILFFDASLLMDSFLNFYYLIMAIYGWYSWKYTNIIDKQKELKISSFTFSKNLKDIVLLTLLSLVLGFFMKNYTTADYAYIDTFTTVFAIYSTYLLAKKVIENWIYWIVIDSVSIYIYIAKHFYLTAILFFIYTILAFIAYFEWKKEYQVAK
- a CDS encoding putative quinol monooxygenase, whose amino-acid sequence is MSLIKQTVCIAKQGKQNELKKVLFSHLLSVKKVDGCINYEVYEADEDDTELLVYQEWKDEEYYSNYKNSEIYINLKARKKELLKREEELPNF
- a CDS encoding SprT-like domain-containing protein, with product MQTKRLINIFLFITTFCLLFLIYIWYSSYEFKHNPLSNDIKTKIKNKTITLKNLAFYKYQINHNFKIIISNKLKNNQFGMTVYSKNKDIAIYLNKNRFKENSNYMIDSVLPHEYAHAIMFYLGDFSKENGSHSKKWQNICKNLEGKSCNRFVKDNDIIIEKTNLF
- a CDS encoding J domain-containing protein gives rise to the protein MNNGTLIYMFNKVLRTAILLFILYLIFTNFTTFLLVIAVIFVLIYFFIYKKLRSMSNGFKFTYTQNDFGANQNQHQNFNFNDFDFNSFNEQFAQKPGLGEVEKAKEFFGFTHNPTKEEVKKRYKELAKKYHPDINGSDDTMMQQLNHYKEVLIQFVG
- a CDS encoding L-lactate permease, which codes for MDISTQALFAALPIFIAAVLLIGFRLPAKKAMPVVYVATALVAYFVWEVSFNRVLASTIQGLLITVAVLWIIFGAILLLNTLKHSGAIAVIRQGFNNVSPDRRVQVVIIAWLFGSFIEGASGFGTPAAIAAPLLVAIGFPAMAAVMVGMMIQSTPVSFGAVGTPILIGVNKGLDSQAISARLQEVGSNWDAYLQLITSEVAIIHAITGTLIPLFMTIMLTRFFGQNKSWTEGLSIAPFAIFAGICFTIPYALTGVFLGAEFPSLIGALVGLPIVTFAAKKGFLIPKKAWDFAPKEQWPVQWVSKLEIKLDAMTAKAPISLTKAWIPYVLVAVILVITRVSDEAKAFTKSIVIPFKDILGEGLGYTIAPLYLPGGILVFVVLITFFFHKMKANELKEAVTESSKVMLGAGFVLVFTIPLVRILINSGINASGFESMPIAMANFVATSVGDIYPMFASMIGALGAFIAGSNTVSNMMLSQFQFGVGQALGVSTALMISLQAVGAAAGNMIAIHNVVAASATVGLLDQEGETLRKTIIPTIYYCIIAGILGVIGMYVLGISDPLMK